The Capsicum annuum cultivar UCD-10X-F1 chromosome 3, UCD10Xv1.1, whole genome shotgun sequence genomic sequence TCACAAACAGATTATCCTTTCTAGGTAGTATAAGCATTCATCAggttgatgggaaattctctccCATTTTTTATCATACCCTTCCTTTTTAGATACTCGGCTTTTGATGTACTTACTAAAAATACTGATACTCCACAGACGATTTGCATGCtccaagtgttgattcatggaacAGGTTCGTATTAGAGTATGAACTCGAGGTTCCTGGAGAGCTTCAACACAAACTTAACAATTCTTAGTACGTTAGTACTTTCTTCTAAAGCCTAATATATTTCATCTTCATGCAAGTCAAATTATCAATTCATATGGAACAAAGAGAGTCCACTAGAAAACCGTTAAACAATTGACCTAGATTTTAAGTAACATATTCACATATATAAGGAATTGATTCCACTGAACACCAACTCGTTGACATTTTCTGTCAAGTTTTCTATACCTTAGAATCCTGTATTCTCATTCGAGTTTTTGACTCTCTTAGCAAAAGAACTCGCAAAAAGTCTTCAGAAAGTATCACTATATTTCTAAAGGAACTGCTGGTCTTGACATACAGGAGGATGAACCACCTGCAGAAGCAACTCAGGATAGTATTGTTGCTGGAGAAACAAAATGTGTGGGGGAGAACATTCATCACCAAGGGAATAGCTCTACAGAAGGAATAATTGTGCAGAATGGATCCAGACAAATTGCTAATATGAAAAGGTAAGCTGCTAGGACTTTAAATCATTGGTATGCATCTATTCAAACAAATTTATCAACAGTGAGAAACTGCAGTTATGTGGAAGGATAAAAAAGATACtaacttaaatttaaaattccTTTTGCAGAAGAGAAGTCGATTCAGGAAGAGTGGCAGAAATGACCAATGGCCAATCCCAAAATACACATGATCCAGAAGAATTACGAGGCCAAGTAGCTTTCTTGACTGAGAGAAACAAACACATGGAACATGAATTGAAGGAAATGCAAGAGAGATATTCAGAAATAAGTCTCAAATTTGCAGAGGTAGAAGGTGAAAGGCAACAACTTGTCATGGCTTTGCGCAATTTAAAAAGTGGAAAGAGGTAGCAGTTTTTCAACTGGTGTATGATTCACTCATTAGATTTGCACAAATCAACCTTCCGTAGAAGGTAAATCAAGCAGCGGAGAATACGTTCTAAAGAAGCAGATTCCCTGGCAATAATAAGTTGCTTCGGTTCCTCAAATTTTCGTcttccaggtcatagacaagAAACCTGTTAGGATCttttttgatcattatcttccatccATTTTTGGCCAACACAATTTGTCTACTTACTAGATTATTTAAGAGCAGTATATCCAGGTTTCATTCCTTCTGTAAGATTTTACGTAGTATCTGAAGATCAGTTGATACTGTTCACAAATTATTCACATCATAGAAATGTAAAAGCACGTCAATTTTCCTGTACAAAGCAGATATTATTTGGGATAAACAGAGAAGAACTAATATGAGTCTTGAAGTAAGTTATTCAAGCTTAAAACTTGGTCCTTTACCATGATCATGCGTGGTGCTTTAGTTCAGATGCTACGCATGCAGCTATCAGTCTATCTATGCACATACTCCAGGTGGCAGTGGTAACCACACACCCCCGACCCATGAAGGCCAAGGAGGAGGAAATTATTCATAACAAGATCAATTCTATGTATCTTTTTAAGTTCCAGGTTTCCTTCAATATTATTCGTGAAACAGTAGCTTACCAAAAAGTCTCATATAAAATCAGAAGTCTTGAGAGCCTGATACTAGATTCTACTCGATGGCAGGAGTTCAATGGACTCGAGGACCGAAAATACTGTCCAAGGAGTAACTAACTCGAGAAAACagttaagaagaagaagaagaagaaccaaGAAAGAGATTTAGAGGGAAGAAAGTAATTTCTGTATTTCTATGAATGAAATGAATGTGATTACATGTTTATATAGAGTTCATGAATCCACTACTCAATCAACTAAGCCACTAGAGTTAGTTATAACTACttaactaactgtctaactaaCTACACTGTAGCAACTACAGTGTTAACTAAATTCTGGAATTATTACAATTTCCTACtaatgaatattgtgtatcaGTACTCCCCCCCTACAAAAGATCCTTGACCTCAAGGATCAAACAAAAGAAACCTAGTCTTCAGTACACTAGCAAATTCCCAAGTAGCAACATCAATAGGAAGTCCAGTCCACTTGATCAACACCTGCACAACAGCCTTATTCCCTTTCGTTACCATCCTTCTTTGTAGACTAGCTCAGGTTCAGGACAATGAGGATTTGCCAAGTCAACAGTAGGAGGATAAGAGATTTGGGGAGGCAATTCATAGCATTTATTTAACAGAAAAACATGGACAGTAGGATGGATCTTGACAGAATCAGGAAGCAACAAAGTGTAGGCAACAGGACCAACTTTTTTAATGATCTGGAAAGGTCCATAAAACTTAGCAGCTAGCTTGTGTGAAGCATGATCAGTGATAGTAGCGTGCTTGTAGGGATGAACCTTGAGGTAAACCCAGTCTCCAACATCAAAATTCCTGTCGGTTCTATGAGCATCAGCCAATTGTTTCATTCTTATCTAGCTCTAGTAAGGTGGCGCTTAAGTAACTGAAGTTTGAGCTCTCTATTCAGCAGAGTGTTATCAACTTCAGCTGAAGCTGATTCACCAGGAAGGTAAGGCAAATGTAGTGGTGAAGGTCtgccatacaaagcctcataTGGTGTTGTCTGAATAGCTAAATGATGAGAGGTATTATACCAATACTCAGCCATGGAAAGACAAGAAAACTAGTTAGATGCATCCTCATTGCAGTAGCATCTCAAGTATGTCTCTAAACATCTGTTTAAAACTTCAGTTTGACCATCAGATTGGGGGTGATATGCTGAAGATGTATGCAACTTAACACCTTGTAATGTGAATAATTCCTGCCCGAAAGAACTGATGAAAACAACATTCCTGTCACTGGTGATAGCATCAGGCAATCTATGCAACTTCACAACATTATCCATGAAAGCTTTAGCAACAGTTTGAGTTGTATAACGATGCTTGAGTGGCAGAAAATATTCATACTTACTAAGTCTGTCCACTACCACTAGAATCACCTCATAACCATGAGACTTAGGCAACCCATCAATAAAATCCATGCTAATCTGAGACCATACCACATCCGGGATAGATAAAGGTTGCAAAAGACCAGGATATGCATCTAAATTAGACTTGTTCTTTTGGCAAACATCACAATCCCGAATGAATCTCTTCACATCCCCTCTTATGTTCTTCCAATAAAAAAGAGTAAGTAGTCTCCTTAATGTAGCCTCAACACCTGAGTGACCACCTTAAGGGCTAGTATGCCAATATGATATGATTTCTTTTCTCAAATTTGGATCCTTGTCAACCACTAACCTACTCTTCCTTCTTAGTTGACCCTGACTCCAGCTGAATTGCCTGAGAATCGTAGGATTCTGCTGTAAGTCTGTCATGAGCTTCTGCAGATCAACATCAACATCCCAACTAGCAACAATAGCTTGAAACAAATCAGTATGTGTAGGTGAAATGAACAAGGCCAGCAACTCAGCTCCAGTGACTCTTGACGAGGCATCAGCCACTTTATTATCAACTTTTCCTTTGTACTCTATAGAGTAGTCAAAAGGCATTAGCTTGGTCAACCATAACAGTTGTGAATTAGTGTGTAGCTTTTGATCCATAAGGAACTTCAGGGACTTCTAATCAGTCCTTATTATAAACCTTTGCCCTAATAAGTACTGAGACCATTTAGTGATAGCTTGAACAATTGCTAACAACTCTCTGTCATACACTAATAGTGCAGCATGCTTAGGGGACAAAACTTTGCTTATAAAAGCAATTGGGTGCCCTTCTTGCATGAGTACAACCCCTATTCCAAACCCACTAGCATCAGTCTCCACAACAAATGTCTTATTGACATCAGGCAAAGCAAGAACAAGAACAGGAACCTGTGTTAATGCCTCCTTCAAGTGATCAAAAGCTTCTTGGGCTATGGATGACCATTGAAAGTTGTTCTTGCTTAAATCATTTAAAGGCTTGCTGGTCACACCAAAACCTTGTATGAACCTTCTGTAGTAACCGGCCAGTCCTAAGAACCCTCTTAATTGCTTAAGAGTAAATAAATAGGCCACCTCTTCACTGCttcaattttctgaggatctgTTGACACTCCCTTTGATGAAATAAAGTGGCCAAGGTACTCAATTTTCTGAACTCCAAAGAAACACTTGCTCCTCTTGGCAAATAATTGATGCTTCATCACCTCTTCAAACACAGACCTTAGATGTACTACATGTTCCTCAATAGTTCTGCtgtaaaccaagatatcatcaaagaaaacttagcACATGTTTCCTAAGAAATTTCTGATATACAAAATTCATCAATCCTTGAAATGTAACAGGTGCATTAGTTAAGCCAAAAGGCATCACCAAGTATTCACAGCGGCCTGAATGAGTTCTACAAGCAGTTTTGGGTACATCTTCTGTAGCCATTCTCAATTTATGATAGCCAGATCTTAagtcaatctttgagaatatttTTGATCCTCCTAACTCATCCAATAGATCTTCAACAATAGTAATAGGGAACTTGTTCTTCACGGTAAACTTATTCAGGTCCCTATAGTCAACACATAATCTCTgagtaccatctttcttacacactaGAACTACTAGAGATGCAAATGGACTACAACTAGGTTGTATAATCCCCTGTTCTAACATATATTGCACCAGGCATTCTATAATGTCCTTAATGGATGGGTATCTGTAAGGTCTTTTATTCATGGGTTCAGTTCCAGCTTGCAGGACAATCCTATGATCAAACACCTCCCAGAAGGTGGTAGACCACTAGGTTTTATGAAACTTCAACAACAAATCTAATAAAGCTTGATCATTTTCAGGTACACTTTCATTAGGATCTATTGAATGTCCTCTCATTTGTTCACTCCCCATAGGCATTACTTGAATCATACAAAGTTAGGATTGATTACCTGAGTGTTTAGCCAGCTTGCCAGCACCTGAAGTCTGCACCAGGTTCCCAACACCTCTTAGTACATGCTTCCTGCCTTTTTACCAAAATTCCATGGTCAGATTTCTAAAATTCATCTTAATATCACCCAAGGTCAACAACGATTGCACCCCAAGCACTACACCACAAGATCCCAAGGGTAGCATCTGCTCAAAACTCAGCTCCTTGCAACAGCCAAGTGATGGTGGGCATTTTATCTACTTTCATGCTTTCATTAGCTGTAGCAACCATTTATGGACTAGTAGATCTTACTACACACCCTAGTTGTTGTACTAAGTCAGGTTCTATAAAGTTATGAGAACTTCCGGTGTCTATCAATATATGCAACCCTTTCTTAGCATGGTAACCAGTCACTTTTAGTGTCCTAAAACCTAAATATTCATTTAAAGCATGAATGGAGATCTCCATATGTTCGGTAGGTTGAGATTGCTCCAACTTGCTCTCCTCTTCCTCATGCACTTCCACCTCAGTTTTATCTACTACATTATTTGTTTCATCTACTTCTTCTAATTCTAACAAATACAATTGTTTCGAAATCTTACACTTATGCCCCATAGTATACTTTTCATTGATTTCCTCCAGGCTCAACCTTCTTCTATTCAGGTTCTTATTAAAGCTTTCTTGAGTTGAATTAGGGGTAGGCACTATAGGTTTATTACTAAGAATTTTCTGATCTATTTTTCTTGAACTAAACACAGAATGACATCCAGGTATGCCTCCTGCAATCTTGCACTAAAGTACACTTGAGATAAGGTAGTGGGGTTGGTAATCTTGACAGCAATGTTGAGTTCGGGTGATAATCCCCCAATGTAGCAACTAATTGCATTCTCCTCAGACAAATTCAGTCTTGTAAGATGCCTTTCAAACACAACTTGATATTCTTTGACAATGCCTACTTGTTTAATCTTCTTCAAATCCTTCATAGGATCATCAAAATCAGATCCAAATCGTTCCACCAATGCCATCACATACTTATTCCACCCTTCAGGTTGAAGATATTGTCGATATCTCATGAAGGATAAATGCCATTGAATTGCTTCACCTTCCAAGTGCAATGTGGCTATAGTAATTTTCTCAGAAGCAGGGACCTTTTCCATTGGAAAAAACTGCTCAATCTTGAACAACCAAGAGCGTAAATCATCCCCGGTAAACTTCAAAAATTCCATACGTGACCACTTCAAAAAATTGGAATGGGGATTATGATAATTGCCGGGGCTTTGAGCCCTGTGGCCTCTCTCCTCAGATTGCCTAGCTCTGGACGGATCATCTTGCCCCGCTGGTGATTTTTCCCTTCTATTTTCTGCAGAATTCACCAAATTTTCCTTCAATTCTAGTACCACCTGGTCCAATTTCTTCAGAGTAGTAACTTCCCCTGTCAAATTTCCCATATCTGCGGCCAATTTCTGCACCATTTCTCGTAACTCAACGACTTCAGAAGCAGAATTCTCCGAAGATCTTGCTGTCTTTGTCATCGTAAATCCAAGGAAAGGATGTCTCTGATACCAATGATACTAGATTCTACTCGATAGCAGGAGTTCAATGGACTCGAGGATCGAAAATACTGTCCAAAGAGTAACTAACTCGAGAAAACagttaagaagaagaagaagaaccaaGAAAGAGATTTAGAGGGAAGAAAGTAATTTCTGTATTTCTATGAATGAAATAAATGTGATTACATGTTTATATAGAGTTCACGAATCCACTACTCAATCAGCTAAGCCACTAGAGCTAGTTATAACTACttaactaactgtctaactaaCTACACTGTAGCAACTACAGTGTTAACTAATTTTTGGAATTATTACAATTTCCTACTAATGAATTTTGACTATCCGAGCCCCCAATTATATCATTAGCAGTAAACTATTTTCTTTCAGTACTCTAGTTACAAGTATCATCATTAGGATTCGCAGTCATAACATGTTTAACGTGTGCTTGCTTCTCAAATAAAGAAACGTCTAGAAGAAACGCCCAAAAAAGTCTTACATATCTTGATATTGTTGATTGCCACTTTAATTCCATAATAGGCTGAACTCACAGAGCAGAGATGCTAAAGAAGAAGAATACTACTAGAAAAAGAGAGGTTCGGTACATGGTGAACAACATTTTTCCGACACCAGAAATACAAAATTATGCTACACGAATTGTAAAAGATCATGcaatttgattaatattttatgcCCTAGTAATGTAAGGTCCCAAAAAATTCTATGGTTTGACGCTTACTGAAAGCTCACTTGTATTGGCCCAATATACCTCTTATGTGAGAGTTAATATCGTCTTCCCAATGCATGAGAGTTCTTATCACTCCATACCAGTTTAGTTTGCCCTCCATTTCCATTTGTTGCAAAGGATAGCTCCTGCAGTTAGTCATAATGTGAAAAATTGCCGAATACGGAAAGAACAAACTACTTGAACAGAATGATTGAATTcagttaacaaaaaaaaaaaagaaacagaaaatCATTTCAGTCATACCCGTTTTGCTGTCTTATCAATGGGTGTCCATGATGGAATAGGACGATCTGAAGCCGTCTCACTAGTGGATGCTGGTAGCTGCATGCATTTCTTACGCCTCTTTCTCGTGGTTGCTACCTCTTGGAAACGGCTTCCTGGGTACTTGTAAAATTCCAGAGTAGATTGACTCTTTCTCTTTGCAAATTTTGTTGATTTACCAGGGTATTCGTAACAAGGAGCTGACAAGTCACATGGGAGTGATTCCTGACGTGAACGACTCTTTTCCCTGATTCTGTTCAGAAATTCAATTGTCCAGGGTGAACCTTGCTGCAATGGAGTGGATTGAAGTGCATTTGAGAGTGATGTTTCACCATAAAAGGCCGTATTTTTTTCTTGCTTCGTCAGATCACTCAACCATTTTACTTTCTGGGATATACCCTCTTTTGGGACCCATTTCTGGTGCTTAAATTGAACCTTATTATGATTGAAACCCGCATTTAAATGCTGTCCCATTTCTTGCCTTGATCCTTGCCCAAGGTCTTTCACAGAAGTGCAGGCATCTGGGTTAGAGTCAATTTCCACAGGGGTTAGAAATTCTTGGAGATCACTTTCTCCAAAAAAGAGTTGTTTAGCAGCTGTAGGAACTCCTGTTCTAGGAGACTCCATTGCATGCACCTGGGTAGAAAAGGCCTTGTGTTTTGCATTTTGAAAAGCTTTGCCTAATGCGACAGTATCATCAATGTTAATGACCTCACCTGTGATATCATCTTTGAAATTTTCTGAATAGTTGTTTTGTCTACCCAAGTTTTTCAACATACCCACATCAACTCTCTCTCTTGGGTGCAAACACACTTCAATTTGTGGAACCTCAAATTTATCTGACTCACCACCTCCCATCTCTGGATTTTTTCTCATCTGATAGTCACAAGGATCAATTACTTTAAAAAGATCTTTCGTCACATAGGTGTCAAATGACTGTCTGTGAACACGTGGTTTGTTGTCAAATGATAAGCTGGACTTCCTAAATTCATCGAACAAGTTAACATCTTCTgaaaacaaaggatgacacagaCCTGATGCTCTGGGATGATGCAGTCTGCCTTCAGATAATGTTCTTGGTGGATCAAGATCAAATAAATCACTTTCACGTGGGCCAGATGCTCTGGGATGATGCAGTCTGCCGTCAGAAAATGTTTTTGGAGGATCAAGATCAAATAATTCACTTTCACGGGGGCCAGATGCTCTGGGATGATGCAGTCTGCCTTCAGAAAATGTTCTGGGTGGATCAAGATCATTTAATTCACTTTTAGGCATATCCAGATTCGCTAAATCCCGGGTGGTTTTCCGGTTCGTCCCCCAATAGGTTCTTTTGAAATGAAAACTTTCAGAGTCTGGAGCAGAAGAAACTGAAGAGGAGCAATCTGTCATTCCCGATTTAGAATCCTCCCGCTCCCCAAATCTGCTCAAAGCACTCAGTAATATGATGCTTTCATCAGGAACCTGATATTTCTGAACTGCATGAATTCTGTGTTCTCGTGTCCATCCCAGAAACTCAACAAGCAAGCCTGCTGAAGACAATATTGCATGAGCTGAGAGGGAATTGATTGAAGGAAATGCAGTAAGGAAGGATTCTGCCAGTGTTTGTGACTCAGGCATCTTAGAATAGATCCCTGTGCTTGTCCTCGACGATAGTTCGATACACGATAATATGATCTCATCAGTCATATCAGAAGAATATGAATAAAAGATCTGTATATCCATGCCCAAGCTAGCAGCAGCAGCATAGAGCTCATCGGATGACTCCATAATTCCTGATATAAAGTCACTTTCTCCCTCAAAGACCTAAAGAAGATGGCCAAGAAATACTAAATATTATGAACCAAACATTATGTGTAAGCAGTGATCACGCTAGACTATCTTGGTCCATtctaaaactataataaataagtGCTCTTATTTCCATTTCCAGTCACTGCTACTTCTTTGAAGTAATCCGTTATGTTGAAGAATAACCATGTAATGGAGATCATCATCTTGTCCTTATATtcatcatgatgtaaataaggtAACATGCGGCTGAGAGATATTACATGCACATGATGGTAGTACTCAGTTTTTAAACTGTTCACAGAGACAAAAGACATCATGTCTGCAATGCAATTGTGAAAATCTGGAGGCTGGAGCTAAGGAACAAGGGAGAACTGGGAGATTCAAAGTgcaaagaaaaaagttttgagagTTAGTATTTGAATTCCTCTTTTAGCTGAGAAGTTCATGATAATTTCTGAATCTTCATGAAGTTCTAAAATAGGTCCACCAGAAGGACTTAATAGATACATAACTCTTTCTGAAGTAAATGCAATACATGCCTTAGCACAACACTGTTTAGGTGTGAgcagtttgaaaacaaaaattaaaacaatctAATTACCAGGATGCAGCAACTGAAAGCAAAACTGAGTGACGTCAAAATACTTGCTGCAATATTCCCAACACACAGAGGCAAGCAAGAGAAAGCCTCATCTGGGGCAGTAGCTTTCTTTGCAATGTTTTTGCAGTTATACCAGGCAAGGCAAGCTGATGTACTAACTATAATATCAACAGGCTGACGTAAATCACGCTCTATGACCTGTACTCCTTTCTTCTCGAATGCAAGAATCTTTTGGTATGTACTTCTCCTTGAAATTACCATATCCTTTTCAAAATTGTGTGTATTAACAATAATGATTGTCTCAGGAAAGCCATCTGCGCTTCCACGATTTTGCTCAGATCTTAAACTGAAGACTGCATGTTGAGCTGCAGCAGAGCAAGATTCATTTCGCAGTACTGCCTCCATGCTTCCACCCTTCAAGTTCTTTTCCACTGGAAGGAAATTCAGCAGTTCTTCAAATGTAACATCAATCTCATTAAGAGCTGAGAAAGAGTGAGGACCTCCTCCCTAGAAAACAAGCATGTCAGAAGAAGATCTAAATTTTGAAACCTCTAGGAATGAACAAGAGGAATCTGTTGCTGCGTATTTGAATTATCTACTTCTAGTCTGATCGACAGCATAAAGCATTGAACCTTAAACAATTCTTTTCTCTTCATGCAGTGATGAGTGATCAAAGTTAAGGTTTAAGGTGATTTTATCAGAATATAAAAGCTCATACTCCAACTGTTGATAATTTACCAGCATATTACAGAATATGACTGGGATGGAGAAAACCTCAGTACCATTTAGAAATGGAAATACATCAGGCATAGTGAGGTAAATCTCCTACGTGGGTGGCTCAAACAAGGAAGCAAGTCAACTGTGTTGAAGAATTATTTCAACCAAGCAAGAAAAGTCAGACAGAGCACCAAAAGATGAGGAAGGGAAGAAACCCATGTACTGGAAAGTACAAACTCATACCTGCAAGATTAGTAACCAACCATATTCTAACTCAAAGAACTAACAACCATCATGTCTCTCAAGTTTGGATATCATGGTTGTTAACACTTTTATGCAAATTGAACCTTATAGTACGACTCAAAAAACACATAGCAGAACAATaagaatattaataatttttacagTTTTCACACGTTTCATTCCATTTACAAAAACAATTTGGTGTCATGCATTCCTTGAAAAGTAACACAAAACTCTGTGATATTTTTCAAATTGATAGAATCAGTGGTCAAGCAAAAGACAGAGACTTGCCATAGTAGGTTCATCTGTGTTGAGCATGTCAACGCCATCACAAAGTGCTTTCGCAACACTGGGGTCCTCCAGCTCCACCTTAAGAAAATGAAGAGGAGGAACTCTGCCTGACTTTGGCGAGATGGAAGATACTTTAGATGATCCTTGCGAACCTCCGTATTCCAAGATAATCTCAAATTTGTCAAATGGAAATGAGGCAAACAGATGCCTGGGCAAAAAAATGGACTATCAATTCAtttctttaaatctcattttaaTTTATAGGGAACTTGTCAACAACATTGTGGTAACAATATTAAGAATAAACATATGTGAACCGTCTCAATGTAGCCAAACTATATGTTGTCTGCGATGATACTTTTATGGTGAACTTTACATGTTTAGCAGTGAATTCCCCATCGACCAGTTGAAAATTTTGGTTGAAGTTGAAACTAAAGCAAATAACTAACTTCATTCATTCATAAGGACAACCTATCAAATGAAAATTAATATCTCAGTTCCGATCAAAAGTAGCTTTGCAGCGATAAAAGACTACCTATCTTTAAGTTTAGAATACTTTTCTCCCAGAGGCACCTTAACACTAGAATTTTATAGATCACCCAATCAGAAGTTCTCTTTGTCAGAAATGAGACAGCAATGACAATAGACTACCAAAACGTCAAGTTGGAGTCTAAAAAGGCCAAATTTTACTAGTAAGTTTCTAGCCTGATTAAAAACAGATTAACTTCTACTATGTGAATCACAAAGGACTAAGCAGGGCACCTGTCAAAATCTTAGTGTTTGTCCTGAACAAGACTGGAAATGACAGCAAGACTATATAAGCACAAGGATATGGCAAAGAAACCACTGTAAGTTTGATCACCATACTATTAAACAGATCAATAACCAAGCATAATTTCTGTAGGAACTACCACTTACTCTTGGGTTACTAAACAGCAATGTGAAACCATTTGCATGCCGGCATCTTCTAAGTGGTAAAAGTCGTTCTTTTGCCCGTTCTGTGGTTGACTAAATGCAATATTCATGGATGTTAATAGTTTCTTCAATGACCACCAGAACACTGGCTCAGCAACAATCAATATTTTTGAATTACCCTGGCTCATACACCCCTGCAATATATCCTTAATAACAGAAAGCGATGGATGGCACCTGTGCATATCCTTTTCACCCTTC encodes the following:
- the LOC107863296 gene encoding protein SHORTAGE IN CHIASMATA 1, whose protein sequence is MTPLPWAPSQFCKYSPLHFKTFTLFLSLSLSLPISHHNQDMRTRFLGTDHFNSAPIPASDFLRFPLPHLPTSNTSNFEDLHCFHQLPTLSSDVKIWRFPIDETLSRLFSYVFPHRIDVELSEFENPRPFAGKPEFDEQGSCSPEETSSGITTSEGIMVPYVKGKDNLEMVQFEIPELDSYSLPLIEDIPYFGKENMLIPSEISDDENKLDMPGLEVRLQHSLDTLQSICSVDDISSVSIVEKSSDSMEDSGSRQGKYHSSTDFFPLLEVDEAALGIVSDDYIKEKVLIFENIELQCETPGSEGMGNVNELLNSTTFGTLQHLSYGSLTTDCLEVEVPCLKFSLEMDLISIIELEKNSVIHQGIENEGPIWAGSPIIFDELQFFDSDLYTFCELLSEAKVDVEDTCDLMLREAENFRNFDELIVSHELIPVDNSFRSLPVPLVSENGNIKSLHLCIKEILAELEPQSSTMSDRLYLDWHFVENEKCKCQEDFFNLSGEIDANNIDLCLNFIDNEMLVFNFFFSSDSPQEPNRVERKEMLSLPSDATPVSPMPCNIEVSTKLLKDGKFSTEGASSQCSSKKASFFDDSGSEFNDLDFFLNPKEYGRDKDYKPTGSSIDTNAMGERSFPSSATTLVQPQQWNIKVHQILLSSDILLLIDDLRRIFQVIFERQRELIETQDPSQAVDDIAILRISKKKLINLIKKSVVCMSSLYQDGDNTMSLVTLCAIKQMVWYLCYYGLHTTYLYIEKLYRSLPELNSKLDFLYNFIKDVHQKGEKDMHRCHPSLSVIKDILQGCMSQGNSKILIVAEPVFWWSLKKLLTSMNIAFSQPQNGQKNDFYHLEDAGMQMVSHCCLVTQEHLFASFPFDKFEIILEYGGSQGSSKVSSISPKSGRVPPLHFLKVELEDPSVAKALCDGVDMLNTDEPTMGGGPHSFSALNEIDVTFEELLNFLPVEKNLKGGSMEAVLRNESCSAAAQHAVFSLRSEQNRGSADGFPETIIIVNTHNFEKDMVISRRSTYQKILAFEKKGVQVIERDLRQPVDIIVSTSACLAWYNCKNIAKKATAPDEAFSCLPLCVGNIAASILTSLSFAFSCCILVFEGESDFISGIMESSDELYAAAASLGMDIQIFYSYSSDMTDEIILSCIELSSRTSTGIYSKMPESQTLAESFLTAFPSINSLSAHAILSSAGLLVEFLGWTREHRIHAVQKYQVPDESIILLSALSRFGEREDSKSGMTDCSSSVSSAPDSESFHFKRTYWGTNRKTTRDLANLDMPKSELNDLDPPRTFSEGRLHHPRASGPRESELFDLDPPKTFSDGRLHHPRASGPRESDLFDLDPPRTLSEGRLHHPRASGLCHPLFSEDVNLFDEFRKSSLSFDNKPRVHRQSFDTYVTKDLFKVIDPCDYQMRKNPEMGGGESDKFEVPQIEVCLHPRERVDVGMLKNLGRQNNYSENFKDDITGEVINIDDTVALGKAFQNAKHKAFSTQVHAMESPRTGVPTAAKQLFFGESDLQEFLTPVEIDSNPDACTSVKDLGQGSRQEMGQHLNAGFNHNKVQFKHQKWVPKEGISQKVKWLSDLTKQEKNTAFYGETSLSNALQSTPLQQGSPWTIEFLNRIREKSRSRQESLPCDLSAPCYEYPGKSTKFAKRKSQSTLEFYKYPGSRFQEVATTRKRRKKCMQLPASTSETASDRPIPSWTPIDKTAKRELSFATNGNGGQTKLVWSDKNSHALGRRY